One genomic window of Luteitalea pratensis includes the following:
- a CDS encoding type IV pilus twitching motility protein PilT — translation MHLNDLLTHAVRSGASDIHIKVGSYPMMRVDGTLLVANDSRRLERDDTETMAATVLNVEQRKYFVSHQEIDAAYSIPGLGRFRCNVFTQRGTISLVIRVISTKVPSVEALELPDVLKRIAEEERGLVLVTGTTGSGKSTTLAAMIDHINQHRSSHIVTVEDPIEYLHRDHRSIVNQREINVDTKSFAHALRSALRQDPDVILVGEMRDLETVETALLAAETGHLVFSTLHTLDAPESINRIVAVFPPHQQRQVRLQLASVLRAVVSQRLLPRAMGAGRVAAVEVMITTPFIRDCVADKDKTHLIHGSIAAGTSQYGMQTFDQHLFLMYSRGIITYDDAMRYASNKDEFKLKVQGVSTTSDMARDEMLHASMGRPGGSGSPEITRFSN, via the coding sequence ATGCACCTCAACGACCTCCTCACACACGCTGTTCGCAGTGGCGCCTCGGACATCCACATCAAGGTGGGTAGCTACCCCATGATGCGGGTCGACGGCACCCTGCTCGTCGCCAACGATAGCCGACGCCTCGAGCGGGATGACACCGAAACGATGGCGGCGACGGTGCTCAACGTCGAGCAGCGGAAGTACTTCGTCTCCCACCAGGAGATCGACGCGGCCTACAGCATCCCCGGGCTCGGCCGCTTCCGATGCAACGTCTTCACGCAGCGGGGCACGATCTCGCTCGTCATCCGCGTCATCTCGACCAAGGTGCCGTCGGTCGAGGCGCTCGAGCTGCCAGACGTGCTCAAGCGCATCGCCGAAGAGGAACGTGGCCTGGTGCTCGTGACCGGCACGACCGGGTCGGGCAAGAGCACCACGCTGGCGGCGATGATCGACCACATCAATCAGCATCGGTCTTCGCACATCGTCACCGTCGAGGATCCGATCGAGTACCTGCATCGGGACCATCGGTCGATCGTCAACCAGCGCGAGATCAACGTCGACACCAAGTCGTTCGCGCACGCGTTGCGATCGGCGCTGCGCCAGGACCCCGACGTGATCCTCGTCGGCGAAATGCGCGACCTCGAGACGGTGGAAACGGCGTTGCTCGCGGCCGAGACCGGTCACCTTGTGTTCTCGACGCTGCACACACTCGATGCGCCCGAAAGCATCAACCGCATCGTGGCGGTATTCCCGCCGCACCAGCAGCGCCAGGTCCGCCTGCAGCTGGCCAGCGTGTTGCGCGCCGTTGTGTCGCAGCGGCTGCTGCCGCGCGCGATGGGCGCCGGGCGCGTCGCCGCGGTGGAAGTGATGATCACGACCCCGTTCATTCGCGACTGCGTCGCCGACAAGGACAAGACACACCTGATCCACGGGTCGATCGCCGCCGGCACGTCACAGTACGGGATGCAGACCTTCGATCAGCACCTGTTCCTGATGTACAGCCGCGGCATCATCACCTACGACGACGCGATGCGCTACGCGTCGAACAAGGACGAATTCAAGCTGAAGGTGCAGGGCGTGTCGACGACATCGGACATGGCCCGCGACGAGATGCTGCACGCCTCCATGGGCCGCCCGGGCGGCTCGGGCTCGCCCGAGATCACGCGGTTCAGCAACTAG
- a CDS encoding regulatory protein RecX, with protein sequence MPREVVPPDPYVYGLAALGRRELTERQLRTRLLRRGCDSDDIDAAIVRLKRERVLDDQRAALAFARTEARVKHRGPLRIQRTLETMGIDRQAARRATDEGFEERPVDEALEAALQRKLRGPIADDRHAQRLVAYLVRQGFDLGAAIAAVRKRRNIDDV encoded by the coding sequence ATGCCCCGCGAGGTCGTGCCGCCCGATCCGTACGTGTACGGGCTCGCCGCGCTCGGACGCCGTGAACTCACCGAGCGGCAATTGCGGACGAGACTGCTCCGCCGCGGCTGCGACAGCGACGACATCGACGCGGCGATCGTGCGCCTGAAGCGCGAACGCGTCCTCGACGATCAGCGCGCCGCGCTCGCGTTTGCGCGAACCGAGGCCCGCGTCAAGCACCGCGGCCCGCTGCGGATCCAGCGCACGCTCGAGACGATGGGGATCGATCGGCAGGCGGCTCGCCGCGCCACCGACGAGGGGTTCGAGGAGCGGCCCGTCGACGAAGCACTGGAGGCGGCGCTGCAACGCAAGCTGCGTGGCCCGATCGCCGACGACCGTCACGCGCAGCGGTTGGTGGCGTACCTGGTACGCCAGGGGTTCGACCTCGGCGCGGCAATCGCCGCCGTCCGGAAGCGGCGGAATATCGACGACGTGTAG
- a CDS encoding carbohydrate-binding family 9-like protein, translated as MFRQPLLCSAVLSLLAGTTVPAIAQSPAATPARSGQAPLPAGAHYTVHKATAAAQAALLAADDRAWSGAEVLTWGTAPYETRLRALWAPEGLYLRWDADDTAPWATMTQRDEHLWDEEVVEIFLDPARAGEDYWELEISPTNVVCDVRMAAPHPTVTSDLTWNHEGLKTAVRHEKNADGSPKRWIATAFAPWPGFRSLPLPERVALPPAAGEAWGFNAFRIERPNGPARPKDGAVSRAWSPTGAPSFHVPAAFRKFVFSDK; from the coding sequence ATGTTCCGACAGCCCCTCCTGTGCAGTGCAGTCCTGTCCCTGCTGGCAGGAACGACCGTGCCCGCGATCGCCCAGTCGCCGGCCGCCACCCCGGCCCGATCCGGGCAGGCCCCGTTACCGGCCGGCGCGCATTACACCGTCCACAAGGCGACCGCCGCCGCGCAGGCCGCCCTGCTGGCTGCCGACGACCGCGCCTGGAGCGGGGCTGAAGTCCTGACGTGGGGCACCGCGCCGTACGAGACCCGGCTGCGCGCGCTGTGGGCGCCCGAGGGGTTGTACCTGCGGTGGGATGCCGACGATACGGCGCCCTGGGCGACCATGACGCAGCGCGACGAGCATTTGTGGGACGAGGAGGTCGTCGAGATCTTCCTGGACCCGGCCCGGGCAGGGGAGGACTACTGGGAACTGGAGATCAGCCCCACCAACGTCGTCTGCGACGTGCGCATGGCGGCGCCGCACCCCACGGTCACCTCCGACCTGACCTGGAACCACGAAGGGCTCAAGACCGCAGTGCGGCACGAGAAGAACGCCGACGGTTCCCCGAAGCGCTGGATCGCCACCGCCTTCGCCCCGTGGCCAGGATTCCGTTCGCTGCCGCTGCCCGAGAGAGTGGCGTTGCCGCCGGCGGCCGGCGAAGCGTGGGGGTTCAATGCCTTCCGTATCGAGCGTCCCAACGGCCCGGCGCGCCCGAAGGACGGCGCCGTCAGCCGCGCCTGGTCGCCGACCGGTGCACCGAGCTTTCACGTCCCGGCGGCGTTCCGCAAGTTCGTCTTCAGCGACAAGTAG
- the alaS gene encoding alanine--tRNA ligase: protein MRSREIRRGFLEFFESAGHRPVASAPLVPGDDPTLLFTNAGMNQFKDVFLGKEKRDYARATTAQKCMRVSGKHNDLDNVGPSPRHHTFFEMLGNFSFGDYFKAEAIPYAWRLLTDVWQLPKDRLYATIFMGEPGVPRDDQAYELWRKFLPADRIGELGAEDNFWQMGDTGPCGRCSEIYFVKDDGSMMEIWNNVFMEFDRQPGGVLVPLPAPSIDTGMGLERVTAVLQGVESNYDTDLFQPLVQDVAAMCGQPYVGTDAASTSMRVIADHMRACTFLIADGVIPSNEWRGYVLRKIMRRAMRHGKKLGITQPFMHELADRVVTEMGDAYPELKANRDSVVSVIRSEEERFDAVLTTGLGRLEQVLERAAASQRKVVPGDEMFRLYDSLGLPLDFIEDLASERQLAVDRAGYEAAMEAQRERARAGSHFEMARTQGFTVSVAGTQAALDALGDRFEGYDITELTEARIVALFDDTRSEVSALDAGSTGFVVLDRTPFYVESGGQVSDTGTLTADGGRADVQAMSRLAAGGPRVHQVTVSQGTLRTGGLVTARVDLPRRAAIRRNHTATHLLHAALRQTLGTHVKQAGSLVAPDRLRFDFVHTGTIAASDLEAIERIVNAQIMRNTKVQTTLRRTDEAMALGAMALFGEKYGDTVRVVDIPGFSLELCGGTHCRATGDIGVFTIVSEGGVAAGVRRVEAVTGEGAVALLQDERRQLQAVSSELHVTPTEAAETAGKLQAEIKRLTRALHEARVKAALGAGGDAASGQQTHDVSGVKVVTRRVDGVDRTALRELADQIKAGLGSGIVVLAADAEGKVSFVVSVSADLTSRVKAGDLVKRLGPIVGGGGGGRPDFAEAGGKKPEQIDALLGATPGAVQDALASSVA, encoded by the coding sequence ATGCGTTCGCGTGAGATCCGCCGTGGGTTCCTCGAGTTCTTCGAATCGGCCGGTCACCGTCCGGTGGCCAGCGCCCCGCTCGTGCCGGGCGACGACCCCACCCTGTTGTTCACCAATGCCGGGATGAACCAGTTCAAGGACGTCTTCCTCGGCAAGGAGAAGCGGGACTACGCGCGGGCCACGACGGCGCAGAAGTGCATGCGTGTCAGCGGCAAGCACAACGACCTCGACAACGTCGGCCCGTCGCCGCGGCATCACACGTTCTTCGAGATGCTCGGCAACTTCTCGTTCGGCGACTACTTCAAGGCCGAGGCGATCCCCTATGCGTGGCGCCTGCTGACCGATGTCTGGCAACTGCCGAAGGATCGCCTCTACGCCACCATCTTCATGGGCGAGCCGGGCGTGCCGCGCGACGACCAGGCCTACGAGCTGTGGCGCAAGTTCCTGCCGGCCGATCGCATCGGCGAGCTCGGCGCCGAGGACAACTTCTGGCAGATGGGCGACACCGGGCCGTGCGGACGGTGTTCCGAGATCTACTTCGTGAAAGACGACGGCTCCATGATGGAGATCTGGAACAACGTCTTCATGGAGTTCGATCGGCAGCCCGGGGGCGTGCTGGTGCCGCTGCCGGCCCCGTCCATCGATACCGGCATGGGGCTCGAACGGGTCACCGCGGTGCTGCAGGGCGTCGAGAGCAACTACGACACCGACCTGTTCCAGCCGCTGGTGCAGGACGTCGCGGCGATGTGCGGCCAGCCGTACGTGGGCACCGACGCCGCGAGCACGTCGATGCGCGTCATCGCCGACCACATGCGCGCGTGCACGTTCCTCATCGCCGATGGCGTCATCCCCAGCAACGAATGGCGCGGCTACGTGCTGCGCAAGATCATGCGACGCGCCATGCGTCACGGCAAGAAGCTCGGCATCACGCAGCCGTTCATGCACGAACTGGCCGACCGCGTCGTCACCGAGATGGGCGACGCCTATCCCGAACTGAAGGCCAACCGGGACAGCGTGGTCAGCGTGATCCGCTCCGAAGAGGAGCGGTTCGACGCGGTGCTGACGACCGGCCTCGGCCGCCTCGAGCAGGTGCTCGAGCGGGCCGCGGCTTCCCAGCGCAAGGTCGTCCCAGGCGACGAGATGTTCCGCCTCTACGACTCGCTCGGGTTGCCGCTGGACTTCATCGAGGACCTCGCCAGCGAACGACAGCTGGCCGTCGATCGCGCCGGCTACGAGGCGGCGATGGAGGCCCAGCGCGAACGCGCACGCGCCGGCAGCCACTTCGAGATGGCCCGTACGCAAGGTTTCACCGTCAGCGTGGCGGGCACGCAGGCCGCGCTCGATGCCCTCGGCGACCGCTTCGAAGGCTACGACATCACCGAACTGACCGAAGCGAGGATCGTCGCGCTGTTCGACGACACGCGCAGCGAAGTCTCCGCACTCGATGCCGGCAGCACCGGCTTCGTGGTACTCGATCGCACGCCGTTCTACGTCGAAAGCGGCGGCCAGGTGTCCGACACGGGCACGCTGACCGCCGACGGTGGGCGCGCGGATGTCCAGGCGATGTCCCGACTCGCGGCCGGTGGACCGCGCGTGCATCAGGTCACCGTCTCGCAGGGCACGCTGCGTACGGGCGGCCTCGTCACGGCGCGCGTCGACCTCCCCCGCCGGGCGGCCATCCGCCGCAACCACACGGCGACGCACCTGCTGCACGCCGCGCTGCGACAGACGCTCGGCACGCACGTGAAGCAGGCCGGCTCGCTGGTCGCGCCCGATCGCCTGCGGTTCGACTTCGTGCACACCGGTACGATCGCCGCGAGCGACCTCGAGGCCATCGAGCGCATCGTGAACGCGCAGATCATGCGCAACACGAAGGTGCAGACGACGCTGCGCCGGACCGACGAGGCGATGGCGCTCGGGGCGATGGCCCTGTTCGGCGAGAAGTACGGCGACACGGTGCGCGTCGTCGACATCCCGGGATTCAGTCTCGAGCTGTGCGGTGGGACCCACTGCCGCGCCACCGGCGACATCGGCGTCTTCACCATCGTCAGCGAAGGCGGCGTGGCCGCGGGTGTCCGTCGCGTCGAGGCGGTGACCGGCGAGGGCGCGGTGGCGCTGCTGCAGGACGAACGACGGCAGCTGCAAGCGGTTTCGTCCGAACTGCACGTGACCCCGACCGAAGCCGCCGAGACCGCGGGCAAGCTGCAGGCGGAGATCAAGCGGCTGACCCGGGCCCTGCATGAGGCGCGCGTCAAGGCAGCCCTCGGCGCCGGCGGCGACGCGGCGTCCGGGCAGCAGACGCACGACGTCAGTGGCGTGAAGGTGGTCACGCGGCGCGTGGACGGCGTCGACCGTACGGCCCTGCGCGAACTGGCCGACCAGATCAAGGCGGGCCTCGGCTCGGGCATCGTGGTCCTGGCCGCGGACGCCGAGGGCAAGGTCAGCTTCGTGGTGTCGGTGAGCGCGGACCTGACGTCACGCGTCAAGGCTGGTGACCTGGTCAAGCGCCTCGGGCCGATCGTGGGTGGCGGCGGCGGCGGCCGCCCCGACTTCGCCGAGGCCGGCGGCAAGAAACCGGAGCAGATCGACGCGCTCCTCGGGGCCACGCCGGGCGCCGTGCAGGACGCCCTGGCCTCGTCGGTGGCCTGA
- a CDS encoding lytic transglycosylase domain-containing protein, with amino-acid sequence MVVRALVSTLALVLGLAVSPAAAQIYVSRDAAGTILLSDQPLAGAVRTYAVRNATNVRTTRGVAADVEGIYDKTIEAASATHGVRPELVRAVIQVESGFNPRARSRVGAMGLMQLMPATAADLGVDNPWDPVQNINGGVAYLGSLIREFGDEVLALAAYNAGPGAVNRYGQRVPPYRETQDYVQKIARKTDTMPVARGRRTVIYKVLEEVDGQTQWRLTDTKPTSGHYEVIR; translated from the coding sequence ATGGTTGTCCGCGCACTCGTCTCCACGCTGGCTCTGGTCCTCGGGCTGGCCGTGTCCCCGGCCGCCGCGCAGATCTACGTGAGCCGCGACGCAGCGGGCACGATTCTCCTCTCCGACCAGCCGCTGGCGGGCGCTGTCCGCACCTACGCCGTGCGCAATGCGACCAACGTGCGCACCACGCGCGGCGTCGCCGCCGACGTGGAGGGCATCTACGACAAGACGATCGAAGCGGCGTCGGCGACGCACGGCGTCCGCCCCGAATTGGTCCGGGCCGTCATCCAGGTCGAATCAGGCTTCAACCCGCGCGCGCGGTCCCGCGTCGGCGCCATGGGCCTCATGCAGCTGATGCCGGCGACGGCAGCCGATCTCGGTGTCGACAACCCGTGGGACCCGGTGCAGAACATCAACGGCGGCGTCGCCTACCTCGGTTCCCTCATCCGCGAATTCGGAGACGAAGTGCTGGCGCTGGCCGCCTACAATGCCGGCCCGGGCGCGGTGAACCGCTACGGTCAACGCGTGCCGCCCTATCGCGAGACTCAAGACTACGTGCAGAAGATCGCGCGCAAAACCGACACGATGCCGGTGGCACGCGGCCGGCGCACGGTGATCTACAAGGTCCTCGAGGAGGTCGACGGACAGACGCAGTGGCGGCTCACGGACACCAAGCCCACGAGCGGCCACTACGAGGTCATTCGGTAG
- a CDS encoding TerB family tellurite resistance protein, which translates to MLSALFRTLGLGADAASTQETETVSRIATVLSGVSPERARLLAAFAYLLGRVAFADHEVSADERAVMEARLATEGDVSPEQAEHLVQLAVVATGSHGAAEDYQVAREFEALATRDEKLQLLRALFTVSAQEGITTVEDTEISRIANVLRLDRADVTALRHEFRDAINARQARRS; encoded by the coding sequence ATGCTCTCGGCGCTGTTCCGCACCCTCGGCCTCGGCGCCGACGCGGCCTCGACGCAGGAAACCGAGACGGTCTCCCGGATCGCGACGGTCCTGAGCGGCGTCAGCCCAGAACGCGCCCGCCTGCTGGCTGCCTTCGCCTACCTGCTCGGGCGCGTCGCCTTTGCCGACCATGAGGTCAGCGCCGATGAGCGCGCGGTGATGGAGGCGCGGCTCGCCACCGAAGGCGACGTATCCCCGGAGCAGGCCGAGCACCTCGTCCAGCTCGCCGTGGTCGCCACGGGCAGCCATGGAGCTGCCGAGGACTACCAGGTGGCGCGCGAGTTCGAGGCCCTGGCAACGCGCGATGAGAAGTTGCAGCTGCTGCGGGCGCTCTTCACCGTCTCCGCCCAGGAGGGCATCACGACCGTCGAGGACACCGAAATCAGCCGCATCGCGAACGTGCTGCGGCTCGATCGCGCCGACGTCACGGCTTTGCGTCACGAGTTCCGCGACGCCATCAACGCGCGACAGGCACGGCGATCCTGA
- a CDS encoding phage holin family protein translates to MSFLVHWAIVAASLWVAAYLIPGVHVGSVSALLIAALMLGLVNALVRPILTILTLPITILTLGLFYLVVNGVAFALAASLVPGFEIAGFGSAILGALLVSLVSSVLGAVLAPRR, encoded by the coding sequence ATGAGCTTCCTGGTGCATTGGGCCATCGTGGCGGCGTCCCTGTGGGTCGCCGCCTACCTGATTCCCGGCGTCCACGTGGGTTCGGTCTCGGCGCTGCTGATCGCCGCGCTGATGCTGGGCCTCGTCAACGCGCTCGTGCGGCCAATCCTGACGATCCTCACGTTGCCGATCACCATCCTCACGCTCGGGCTGTTCTACCTGGTGGTGAACGGCGTCGCCTTCGCATTGGCGGCATCGCTCGTGCCCGGGTTCGAGATTGCGGGGTTCGGCAGCGCCATCCTGGGTGCGTTGCTGGTGAGCCTCGTCAGCTCGGTGCTTGGCGCCGTCCTTGCGCCACGTCGCTGA
- a CDS encoding RNA-binding S4 domain-containing protein, with translation MSAPPPVSDHPLRLDVWLDVACLCKTRSEAQRAVKGGKVEVNGERPKQNREVKPGDTVTLTRPLGRKQVVRVLGTCEQHLPKADAKALLFEDITPPPTPEEQAFQQLLKDTRPRGPVISPDKRERRELRRLKGRA, from the coding sequence ATGTCCGCGCCGCCGCCGGTGTCCGACCATCCCCTGCGCCTGGACGTGTGGCTCGACGTCGCGTGCCTCTGTAAGACACGCTCGGAGGCCCAGCGGGCCGTGAAGGGCGGCAAGGTCGAAGTCAACGGGGAGCGCCCGAAGCAGAACCGTGAGGTCAAGCCCGGCGACACTGTCACGTTGACCCGCCCGCTCGGCCGGAAGCAGGTGGTCCGGGTGCTCGGCACCTGCGAGCAGCACCTGCCCAAGGCCGACGCAAAGGCGCTGCTGTTCGAGGACATCACCCCGCCCCCGACGCCCGAGGAGCAGGCCTTCCAGCAACTGCTCAAGGACACCCGCCCCCGCGGCCCTGTCATCTCGCCGGACAAACGCGAGCGCCGCGAACTCAGGCGCCTCAAGGGTCGCGCCTGA
- the rpsT gene encoding 30S ribosomal protein S20: MANHESALKAHKQSVANRDRNRQARTRLRSALKTIRKAISANDAAGAKAGLNETVSLIDKMAKKGVIHDNAASRYKSRIAKRLNGLAAA, from the coding sequence GTGGCAAATCACGAGTCGGCGCTGAAGGCGCACAAGCAGAGCGTCGCCAATCGCGATCGGAACCGCCAGGCGCGGACCCGTTTGCGCTCGGCGCTCAAGACCATCCGCAAGGCCATCAGCGCGAACGACGCGGCTGGCGCCAAGGCCGGCCTGAACGAGACGGTGTCGCTGATCGACAAGATGGCCAAGAAGGGCGTCATCCACGACAACGCGGCCTCGCGTTACAAGTCGCGGATTGCCAAGCGCCTCAACGGCCTCGCTGCGGCGTAA
- the holA gene encoding DNA polymerase III subunit delta — translation MTSRELAATLERGTVAPVYLVIGDDDAGKDEVVASLTGLVDEDLRGFNVERFTAGDARPDDVVFAARTRPMLGERRVVVFAHIERLFKGRKKLAEMEDEDGAEDSAPPDPGGLESYIANPEPSNVLVLVATDVNRSTKLGKALAKLAATVECDGFNTDGFSGAQTALREAMQFAADRVKAAGKRIDAPALTALVERAGPDIMRLRKDIDTLVLFVGDAKAITEQDVRLVVGAAQQFDDWAVTNAIAAGDAAAALRHVQLMIENGSSPFQMLGQLGWWVRTKMMQVAPSRVAAAVRALFLADAASKLGRDPQVVLERLVLELCGPARRAAGPSGTARQRFTPQRGR, via the coding sequence ATGACCTCGCGCGAACTTGCAGCCACGCTCGAGCGCGGCACCGTCGCTCCCGTCTATCTCGTCATAGGCGACGACGATGCCGGAAAGGACGAGGTCGTGGCCTCGCTCACGGGCCTCGTGGACGAGGACCTGCGCGGCTTCAACGTCGAGCGTTTCACGGCCGGCGACGCGCGACCCGATGACGTCGTCTTCGCGGCGCGGACGCGGCCGATGCTCGGCGAGCGGCGGGTCGTGGTGTTTGCCCACATCGAGCGCCTGTTCAAGGGCCGCAAGAAACTCGCCGAGATGGAGGACGAGGACGGCGCAGAGGACTCGGCGCCGCCAGACCCTGGCGGGCTCGAAAGCTACATCGCCAATCCCGAGCCGTCCAACGTGCTGGTGCTCGTCGCGACCGACGTCAATCGCAGCACGAAACTCGGCAAGGCACTCGCCAAACTGGCAGCGACGGTCGAGTGCGACGGCTTCAACACCGATGGCTTCAGCGGTGCGCAGACGGCGCTGCGTGAGGCCATGCAGTTTGCCGCCGACCGGGTCAAGGCCGCCGGTAAGCGCATCGACGCGCCCGCACTGACGGCCCTCGTCGAACGTGCCGGCCCGGACATCATGCGCCTGCGTAAGGACATCGATACGCTCGTGCTGTTTGTGGGGGACGCCAAAGCCATCACCGAGCAGGACGTGCGGCTGGTGGTCGGCGCAGCGCAGCAGTTCGATGACTGGGCGGTGACCAATGCGATCGCCGCCGGCGATGCGGCCGCGGCACTGCGTCACGTGCAACTGATGATCGAGAACGGGTCCTCACCGTTCCAGATGCTTGGTCAGCTCGGGTGGTGGGTGCGCACCAAGATGATGCAAGTCGCCCCGTCGCGTGTGGCCGCGGCCGTGCGGGCGCTGTTCCTCGCCGACGCGGCGAGCAAGCTCGGACGCGATCCGCAGGTGGTCCTGGAACGGCTGGTGCTGGAACTGTGCGGGCCTGCGCGACGCGCGGCAGGCCCGTCAGGAACGGCCAGGCAGCGGTTTACGCCGCAGCGAGGCCGTTGA
- the lptE gene encoding LPS assembly lipoprotein LptE encodes MRSRSRRAFVAALLPSAAALQAACGYNLSGRGNFLPSYIRVIGIPLFANNTSVYDIEQLFTTRVRSEFLGRGRYQVIPLTDGADAILGGTVAGLSLEPSGFNENNQATRYLVRVQLKLEFRDVKANKLIWENPSLEILDEYDLTTGTGALDASAFLGQNRAAADRIADTVARRTVSSILEAF; translated from the coding sequence ATGCGTTCGCGATCGCGTCGTGCGTTCGTGGCAGCACTGTTGCCGTCGGCAGCCGCACTGCAAGCGGCGTGCGGTTACAACCTGTCCGGCCGTGGCAATTTCCTGCCGTCGTACATCCGCGTGATCGGCATCCCGCTGTTTGCCAACAACACGTCGGTGTACGACATCGAGCAGTTGTTCACGACGCGCGTCCGCAGTGAGTTCCTCGGGCGTGGCCGGTACCAGGTCATCCCCCTGACCGATGGCGCCGACGCCATCCTGGGCGGCACGGTGGCCGGGCTCAGCCTCGAACCGAGCGGCTTCAACGAGAACAACCAGGCCACCCGGTACCTCGTTCGCGTGCAACTCAAGCTCGAGTTCCGCGACGTCAAGGCCAACAAGCTGATCTGGGAGAACCCGTCGCTCGAGATCCTCGACGAGTACGACCTCACGACCGGCACCGGCGCGCTCGATGCCTCGGCGTTCCTCGGACAGAACCGGGCCGCTGCGGACCGCATCGCCGACACGGTCGCACGCCGCACGGTGTCGTCGATCCTCGAGGCGTTCTAG